GTTGGTCATTTTTTTAGCGATCTCTATTTTATCCAGTTCATTCTCAATTTTGCTGTTGATATGGGTGTAAAGTGGAAGGATAATAATGGCCACGGCCAAACCAGCAATGGTGGTTATAAGGGCCACGTAAATACCCTCAGCCATACCAGTGGGACTGGCGTTCACTCCCATCGCTTTAAAGGTGAACCACATTCCCAGAACGGTTCCAATCAACCCTAAAAGTGGAGCTACTTCAATAATGGTTCGTATGGTGTCCATTCCTTTAGTCATACGTCCCATCTCCACAATGAAGACTCGTTCCATGGCATCTTCAACTTCCCTATTGTTACGGAAACCAATCTTAAGAGCCTCAGCAACTATCTTAGAGATAGGATTTTGGTAACGGCCTATGGAGCGTAATGCCTCCAGGGAACCACCTCTTTCCATAGCTTTATTAACTTCCCCCATAATCTGGGGTAATCCTGCTTTGGATATCTTTCGGAGGTAGTATATTTTCTCTGCAGAATAAAATATTCCATAAATTCCAATTATGGTAATGATATAAGTGATGAC
This DNA window, taken from Methanobacterium subterraneum, encodes the following:
- a CDS encoding MotA/TolQ/ExbB proton channel family protein, with amino-acid sequence MIYEFFAGSFNTILEMFKSGGVITYIITIIGIYGIFYSAEKIYYLRKISKAGLPQIMGEVNKAMERGGSLEALRSIGRYQNPISKIVAEALKIGFRNNREVEDAMERVFIVEMGRMTKGMDTIRTIIEVAPLLGLIGTVLGMWFTFKAMGVNASPTGMAEGIYVALITTIAGLAVAIIILPLYTHINSKIENELDKIEIAKKMTNWRTAEMRIKVDSDIENVIMALKESDGILEAKELNLDKNANIWISMNPHMLEKSIGNIIKEKCNTEAKIVESKLKQ